GGCGGGCGGTTCCTTTCAAGAGCATGGGGGGCATGGGATCGGTGGCCGAGCCCTCCAGGACGAGGTAGCGGGGTTCGCCTTCGGCCCGGCGGATCCGGATCCGGAGCATGGTCTCGCCTCGCCAGTAGGGGATGGACAGGCCGCGGGGGATCCAGAGCTTTTTCGGGGTGCCGTCGGGCCGCAGGCGTTCGGGCAGGCCCCAGCCGGCCCGGGCCCGGTAGACGTCGCGGCCGCGTTCCTCGATCCATCCCAGCTTGCAGAGGGCCGCGGTCTTGGCCGAGATGCCGCGGGCCGACAACCAAGCCACCTGGTCGGGCCGGGACTGGAGCCTGTCTGCCGACTCGTTGACCAGTTGCCAGGCGTGGGCCTGCCAGACCTGGGCGGGGTCTTTGATGGGCGACGCCGTTGGCGTGGTCGACGCCGTTTGCGTGGGCGACGCATGCGTCGCCCCTACGGGCGCGTCGAGAACCCCGAGGCGGGCCCGGCGCTTGGGGCGCTTCTTGGGGTCGAGGATCCGGCCGACCAGTTCGGCGGCCTGGGGAAAGGTCTTGCCCTCGTGGGCCTGGAGCCAGGAAATGGCGTCGCCACCCTGATCGCATCCACGGCACCACCAGGTCCCGGCCTCGCCTTGCTCCGGCCAGACATGGCAGCGGTCGGTTCCGCCGCAGGCCGGGCACGGGCCATGCCATTCCCCGCCGTTGGTGGTGGCCGCCCGCTTGAAGGTCAGGCCCAGGCGGTCGATGCTGTCCAGAAGAACGGTCACGGCCGGGCCCCCTGGAGGGTTTGGACGGTTTGGACCATTGGTGGACGGTTCGTTGGGAAAAGGTCCAGGGTGTAAACCCCTTTTCTCTTTATACTTCTTTCTTCTTTTGGACCTTTGGACCTTTGAAAAGAATAAAGTAAAGAATAAAAGAAAGAGATAAAGCCCTGGGGCCGAATAGTTGCACGGAAAAAAGGTCCAATGGTCCACGTTGGCCTATAAAGCGTTGAAATTTCCGGATAAAACCCGTGGACCTTTTCCCGGCGAAAGGTCCACCAATGGTCCAAAGGTCCGGGCCTCACTTGAGGGACTCCGTTTCCACGGTCAGGAACAGGCCCTGGTAGTAGTAGACGCCGCGCTTGATCCGCTCGAACTTCTTGGACATGCGACGACCCCACCAGGCGATGGAGGGGACCCGGGCCCCGTGGTATTTGCGCCACCAGGCCCCGAAATTCTCATAGAGGTCGTTGCTCGATGTCTCGCCCCCGTCGGACAGGCCGACACACTCGTCGATCCAGTCCTGGATCTGGTCGTTCTCGCGCCGGTACTCGTCCCCGGCCGACATGACCGGTGGGGGCGGATTCAGCCCCTCCCCCCTCCACAGCAGGCAGCCCTCCACCATCCAACGCAGGATTCCGGGCCGCTCGTTGGCCAGGGCCGAGCGGAGCCGGTCGTCCCGGAGCTTCTGGCGGGGGTTGTCCGGATCCGGACGGTGGACGAACTGGAAGGGCCAGACCACCTTGCGGACCCGCTCCCAGAACGCGAAGTCGTCGGCCGGGGCGTAGGGGTCGTTGTTGGTGCAGAGGATCAGGAGGTGGGTGGGCAGGAACGTGACCTGGAACTTCTCGTTGGGGTTCCGGCCGACGAGAGAGTCCTGGCCGGTGATCCACTTGAGCTTGGAGCTGGAGAAGCGCCGGGCCTCGTCGGACTCCGAGGCCACCACCAGGCGGCGGCCGCGCAGGGACATGATGTCCGGGGACGGGCCGGCCGGGTTGCGGGCCCCGCGACCTTGGTCAAGCAGCATTTCGGCCTGGATGGGCCCGGCGTACTGGCCCATGATGGACAGGGCCGTCTCCACGAAAATGCCCTTGCCGTTGCGGCCCTCGCCGGACAAGAGCAAAAAGACCTGTTCGTGGGTGTGACCGGTCAGGCCGTAGCCCATGGCCCGCTGGAGAAAGGCCACGGTCTCGGGACATCCGATGGACTCGGACAGGAAACGCTCCCAGGTCGGGCATGCGGCCGACTCGTCCCAGACCACTGCGGCGGCCTTCTGGTTCCAGTCGTCGGTCCGGCCTGGACGCATGGCCCCGGTGGTTAAATCCAGGACGCCATTCTCGCAGACCAACAGGTCGGGATCCTGGTCCCAGACATCGCCGCGGACCACGAGGGGATCCGTCTGCATGGTCCGGGCGAAGCGGAGGCAGTCCTCCCGGCCCCGGGTTCCGCGCAGCCGGTCGACACGGGCCTCGACTTTTTTCCTCGCCCCCTGGAGGCGCCTGGCGTCGTCGGTGTTCCCGGCGGCCTGGGCCTCGGCCGACCGCTCCGACAGATCGGCCTCGAGGTCAGCGTAGGCCAGGGCGACGTCCTCGACGGCTGCCAGGGCCCGGTCGGTGACGTCGGTGTCCCAGCGATGGCCTTGCCATTCCATCCAGGACCCGGCCGAAGCGTCGTAAACGAACCGGCCCCGATGGATGTCCCGGAACAGGGCGCCGTCGCCCAGGGCGTTGTGGCGCAGGCAGTCGGCCACACGGACCAGGTCGGTCATGGCCGGCCGCCCCGTTTCATTTTTTCACGGGCGATTTTTTTTATTCGCGCAGACCTTCCGGGGTTTCTTTGACCCGTACTGGTGGAGGGTTCGGAAGGACCCGCGCCAATGGACCTTGGGCGGTCATTTGTGAAAAGGGGAGGGGGGGGTAACGGCTGATTTTTCGGCCGACTTATTGGCCGACAGAAAAAAAAATGGGGACAGGATGGGGACCAGCAGCGCAAAAAGCAAAAACAAAAAGGGCTAGAGAAATTTTTTATTTCCTCTAACCCTTTGATTTTACTTTGGTGCCGGGGGGGGGAATCGAACCCCCATGGGGTTACCCCCGCTGGATTTTGAGTCCAGTGCGTCTACCAGTTTCACCACCCCGGCGCGGCGGAGTTATTTACTAGGAGAATGATGCTTGCGGTGTCAAGGCGAAACCAGGGAATCAGCCCAATGTCCGTCGGCAGGCCTTGAGTATTTCCGTGCCCCGTGGCGAGTCGGCAAAGGGTTCGGCCAAGATTGCGGCTTCGGCATTTCGGCCGAGGCCCAGGAGGTTCACTGCCTGGCAGAGACAAAGATCCATGTCCTGGTCATGGAAAGTCAGGCCACGGTCAAGAATCTTCATGGACTCCTCGGTTCGACCGGAGCGTTGCCAGAGCATGCCAAGGCCCAGGAAGGCCCGCCGGTCCGGACAGAGGTCCAGGGCCCTGGAAAACAGGTATTCGGCCGTGTCCTCCCGGTCGGGAATATCTTCTCTAGCCAAATCGCCGAAGGCCAGGGTCAGGCCCAGGCGGGAGCAGAGGTCGGCCTGGAAGGGCCGAAGCTCGTCGTCGGGGGCGAATTCGAGGGCCCGGGCGAAATCCGGCAGTTCCGAATGCCAGACCCGACGAAGTTTTCGGCCCCAGGTCAAGACGGTCTTCTCTCCCGGTTCCGGAGCCAGTTGGGCCAGGAGGATGTCCTCCACCGGGGTCAGCCATGTTTGGTCCGTGAGACCGTGGGCCGGGGCCAGGCGGTCGAAGAGGTCCGTGCCCGGGTAGAGGTGCAGGGAATAAGTGATGAGGCCCAGGGGCTTGATGTCCCGGATGAGGTCGATGCTTTCCTCGATGGTGGCCTCGGTCTCCCCGGGGGAACCGTAGATGAAGTAGGCCCGGGCTAGGATGCCGCTGGCCTGGGTCCAGACAAAGGCGTTGACGATGTCCTGGCGCGAGACGCCTTTGCCCAGGACTTCGTTGCGAATGAAGTCTGACCCGCTCTCCACTCCGTAGCTGATCTGGATGCACCCGGCCCGGCGCATCCAGGCCAGAAGCTCCGGGTCGACCCTGTCCACCCGGGAGATGGCGAACCAGGTCACGTCCAGATCGCGGTCCAGGATCTCCCGGCAGACGGCCAGGGCCCGGTTCCGGTCCAGGGTGAAGGTGTCGTCGGAGACGTAGAAGAACCGGATTCCCCGGCCGACCTGATTTTCCATCTGATCGACGAATCGTGAGGGGGAGTGGAAGCGGACCCGGCCCTGCCAGAAGCGGGGAGAACCGCAGAAGGTGCAGCGGCCCGGACAGCCCCGGGAAAGGGCCAGATGCTGAAAGGCGAAGTGCCGGGATGGATCGGGCAGGCTGTCCAGATCGCGGATAAGGGGTCCGGGCGGGATTAAACTCGGGCCGGAATCGGTTCGGAAAGCCAGGCCGGGGATGTCGTCCAGGTCCGGATTTTTTCCGGCTTCAAGGGCCTGAACGAGGAGCAGCATGGTCTGTTCGCCCTCGCCCAGGACGGCGAAATCGATTTCGGGGAAATGATCGAGAAAAAAATGCCAGAGAAAGGTGGCCCCGACCCCGCCGAACACGGTTTTGCACCCAGGCAGCAGGGCCCGGACCATCCGGCAGACGGCCACGGCCCCCCAGCGGTTGGCGTTCAGGACCGACAGACCGACCAGATCGGGGGAGAAATCGCGAAGCAGGGAGCCTATGGCTTGGACGTTGTCGCGCGAGCTATTGAGGTTCTCGACGCGGACCTCGTGGCCGGCTTTTAGAAGCACGGCCCCGATGGAGTAGAGACCCATGGGCACGACTCCGGCATCGGGATCGTTGACCCGAGGATGAAGACAGGGGGGATAGGCCAGAAGGACGCGCATGGCCTTCAGACGACGGGAAAACCGGGATCTTCCCTGGAGCAACGCTCGATCATCCGCCGGAGGGTGTCCTTGGTGATGCCGAGTTCCCGGCAGGCCTTCATGCGTTTGCCGTCGTTGCGGGCCAGGGCCTGGCGGACGGCCTCGCATTTGACAGCCTCTAGGGTCAGGGGGCGGACCCGGGGGCTGGGATCCTTAGGCAGGAAGTGGTCGGGAAGATGCTCGATCTGGATAAAGCCCGAGGGGCAAAGGATGAAGGCGAATTCGATGATGTTCTCCAACTCCCTGATATTGCCCGGGTAGTTGGAACGCATGAGTAGGGCCTGGGAATCCTCGGACAGACCCTGGATGTCTTTGCCCTTGAGATGGTTGAAGTGGCGGATGAAATGATCAATGAGGAGCGGAATGTCTTCGGGACGTTCTCGCAGGGGAGGCAGGCGGATTTCGGCCACGCCGAGCCGGTAGTAGAGGTCTTCCCGGAACACCCTTTTAGCCATGAGTTCGCGCAGGTCCTTGTTCGTGGCGGCGATGATCCGCACATCGGACCTGACGGTCTCCACTCCGCCCAGCGGTTCGTAGGTCCTCTCCTGGAGGACGCGAAGGAGTTTGACCTGCAGGGGGCCGGGCATATCCCCGATTTCATCTAGGAACATGGTCCCGCCCTCGGCCCGGGCAAACCGCCCGGGCTTGTCCTTTTTGGCGTCGGTAAAGGCTCCGGCCTTGTAGCCGAAGAGTTCCGATTCCAGAAGCTCGGCGGGAAGGGCCCCGCAATTGACGGTGACCATGGGCTTGTCGGCCCGGGGGCTCAAATTGTGAATGGCCCGGGCGAAGAGTTCCTTGCCCGTGCCGGATTCACCGGTCAGAAGGACCGTGGACCCGCTCTCGGCGATGCGGGGCAGGATGTCGAAGATCTTCCGCAAGGGCCTGCTTTTTCCGACAATGTCCTCAAAGGTGTAGCGGCCATCCAGGGTTCGGCGCATGGCCTGGATGTCGCTCAGATCCCGAAAGGTTTCCACCCCGCCGATCCTCTTGCCGTCGAGGCAATGCAGGGGGGCGGCACTGACGCTGATGGGGACCTTGCGGCCGTCTGGCCGGATGATGAAGATGGACTTTCCGCCCACGGCCTCGCCGGTGCGCAGGCTGGCCCGCATGGCGCAGTCTCCGTCACAGAGGCTGGACCGAAAGACATCCCAACATTTCTGGCCGATGGCTTCCTCCCGGGGGATGCCGATGATCCGCTCGGCCGACTGATTGAAGGAGGTGATGTTCCAGTCGAGATCGACGGTGAACACCCCGTCGGCAATGCTGTCGAGGATGGCCTCGCAGGGGATGTCCCGGGGAAAGGTCATGCGTTTTTCTTGGTCTGCACTTCCTTGCGAAGCCAAGCGTACCAGGCCTCCATGCCCTCACCGGTGCGGGCCGAAAGGGTGAAAATCTCGATATCCTTGTTCAGAGCGCGGGCGAAGCGGGAGGCCCGCTCAAGGTCGAAGTCCACGTAGGGCATGAGATCGATTTTGTTCAAGATCATGACCCGCGACTCGGCGAAGAGCAGGGGATATTTCTCGGGCTTGTCGTCACCCTCCGTAACGCTCAGGATGGCCACCTTGTGATCCTCGCCCACGGAAAATTCGGCCGGACAGACCAGGTTGCCGACATTTTCGACAAAGAGGATGTCCGTGCCCTTGAGGTCCAGGCGGTTGCAGGCCTCCAGAACCATGGAGCTGTCTAGATGGCATCCGCCGTCGGTGTTGATCTGGATGGCCCGGGCCCCGGTGGCGGCCACCCGTTTGGCGTCATTGCTGGTCATGACATCGCCTTCGATGACGGCCATCTCGAATTCGGCCTTGAGGTCCGTCAGGGTCCGCTCGAGGATGGTGGTTTTTCCCGAGCCGGGGGAGCTCATGAGGTTGAGAGCCAGAACCCGCATCTGGCCGAACATGAGCCGAAGCTGTTCGGAAATGCGGTCGTTGGCTTCCAGGATGTTGCGAACGACAGGGATCTGCATGGGTGCTCCTTAAGGGATTTCTTGGCGGCCGTCTGCTATTCGGCCACGATGTTGGAGATGAAAAGTTCCCGACCGGTCAGGACCTCGTGGCCGATTTCAGCCCCGCAAAATGGGCAGGTCATGAGGTAGGGGTCGTCTTCGGCTGGGGAGAAGTCCTTCTTGCATTCCCGGCAACAGACCGTGAGAGGCCTGATCTCGGTGGTGATGACGGCCCCGGCCAACGGGGTGTCCACGGTCAGCGCGGTGAAGGACATTTCAAGGGCCTCGGGAACAATGGCCGTCAATTGGCCGACCACGACCTCGACCTTGTGGAGGGTCGTGACCCCGTGCTTTTCCATTTCCTGTCGGATGATGTCGACCAGGCTCTCGGCGATGGACAATTCGTGCATCTCGTCTCCTTTCAGTTCAGGGGCCGGATGCCAACGGCCCGACGGACCCTGTCCAGCATGGGTACGCTGATTTCCCTGGCCTTGGCGGCCCCCTGGAGGAGAATCTCCTCCACTTGGGCCGGATCGGCAATGAGTTCCTCGTACCGCTGTCTGGGGCCCTGGAGCTGGGCGTCGATGAGTTCGAACAGGGCCTCCTTGGCCTCGCCCCAGCCGATGCCTTTCAGGTATCGTTCGCGCATCTCAGCGGTTTGTTCGGGTGTGGCCAGGGCCCGGAAAATCTCGAAGACCGTGCTCGTGTCCGGATCCTTGGGGGCCTCGGGGGGCAGAGAGTCGGTCTTGATTTTCATGACCAGCTTGCGAAGCTTTTTGGACGGCAGGAAGAGGGGGATGGTATTGTCGTAGCTCTTGCTCATTTTACGGCCGTCCAGGCCCGAAAGAACGGCCACGTTCTCGCCGACCACGGCCTCGGGCAGGACAAAGGTCTCGCCGTAGAGATGGTTGAATCGCTGGGCGACATCCCTGGCCATTTCGATGTGCTGGATCTGGTCCCGGCCTACGGGAACTTTGTTGGCCCTGAACATGAGAATGTCGGCGGCCATCAGGACCGGATAGCAGAAAAGGCCCATGGTCACGCCCTTGTCCGGGTCCGAGCCGTCGATTTCCTCGTTGGCGGCCACGGCGGCCTTGTAGGCGTGGGCCCGATTCATGAGTCCCTTGGCCGTGACGCAGGACAGGATCCAGGTCAGTTCGGGGATTTCAGGGATGTCCGATTGGCGGTAGAATACCGAACGCTCGGCGTCCAGGCCCAGGGCCAGCCAAGTCGCGGCCACTTCCAGTTCGGACCGGTGGACTCGTTCCGGATCCTGGACTTTGATCAGGGAATGGTAGTCGGCCAGAAAGTAGTAGGTCTGGTTGTCTTCGTTGCGGCTGGCCTCAATGGCCGGCCGGATGGCCCCGACATAGTTACCCAGATGCGGTGTGCCGGTGGTGGTGATGCCGGTCAAAATGATTTCTTTGCTCATGGTTGGTATTCGTCTCGGTTCAGGTGAAGAGGAAGGTCAGAATC
This sequence is a window from Deltaproteobacteria bacterium. Protein-coding genes within it:
- a CDS encoding radical SAM protein — its product is MRGRPPGPGPQRRQTHEGLPGTRHHQGHPPADDRALLQGRSRFSRRLKAMRVLLAYPPCLHPRVNDPDAGVVPMGLYSIGAVLLKAGHEVRVENLNSSRDNVQAIGSLLRDFSPDLVGLSVLNANRWGAVAVCRMVRALLPGCKTVFGGVGATFLWHFFLDHFPEIDFAVLGEGEQTMLLLVQALEAGKNPDLDDIPGLAFRTDSGPSLIPPGPLIRDLDSLPDPSRHFAFQHLALSRGCPGRCTFCGSPRFWQGRVRFHSPSRFVDQMENQVGRGIRFFYVSDDTFTLDRNRALAVCREILDRDLDVTWFAISRVDRVDPELLAWMRRAGCIQISYGVESGSDFIRNEVLGKGVSRQDIVNAFVWTQASGILARAYFIYGSPGETEATIEESIDLIRDIKPLGLITYSLHLYPGTDLFDRLAPAHGLTDQTWLTPVEDILLAQLAPEPGEKTVLTWGRKLRRVWHSELPDFARALEFAPDDELRPFQADLCSRLGLTLAFGDLAREDIPDREDTAEYLFSRALDLCPDRRAFLGLGMLWQRSGRTEESMKILDRGLTFHDQDMDLCLCQAVNLLGLGRNAEAAILAEPFADSPRGTEILKACRRTLG
- a CDS encoding PAS domain-containing protein; this encodes MTFPRDIPCEAILDSIADGVFTVDLDWNITSFNQSAERIIGIPREEAIGQKCWDVFRSSLCDGDCAMRASLRTGEAVGGKSIFIIRPDGRKVPISVSAAPLHCLDGKRIGGVETFRDLSDIQAMRRTLDGRYTFEDIVGKSRPLRKIFDILPRIAESGSTVLLTGESGTGKELFARAIHNLSPRADKPMVTVNCGALPAELLESELFGYKAGAFTDAKKDKPGRFARAEGGTMFLDEIGDMPGPLQVKLLRVLQERTYEPLGGVETVRSDVRIIAATNKDLRELMAKRVFREDLYYRLGVAEIRLPPLRERPEDIPLLIDHFIRHFNHLKGKDIQGLSEDSQALLMRSNYPGNIRELENIIEFAFILCPSGFIQIEHLPDHFLPKDPSPRVRPLTLEAVKCEAVRQALARNDGKRMKACRELGITKDTLRRMIERCSREDPGFPVV
- the hypB gene encoding hydrogenase accessory protein HypB → MQIPVVRNILEANDRISEQLRLMFGQMRVLALNLMSSPGSGKTTILERTLTDLKAEFEMAVIEGDVMTSNDAKRVAATGARAIQINTDGGCHLDSSMVLEACNRLDLKGTDILFVENVGNLVCPAEFSVGEDHKVAILSVTEGDDKPEKYPLLFAESRVMILNKIDLMPYVDFDLERASRFARALNKDIEIFTLSARTGEGMEAWYAWLRKEVQTKKNA
- a CDS encoding hydrogenase maturation nickel metallochaperone HypA — translated: MHELSIAESLVDIIRQEMEKHGVTTLHKVEVVVGQLTAIVPEALEMSFTALTVDTPLAGAVITTEIRPLTVCCRECKKDFSPAEDDPYLMTCPFCGAEIGHEVLTGRELFISNIVAE
- a CDS encoding tryptophan--tRNA ligase, which encodes MSKEIILTGITTTGTPHLGNYVGAIRPAIEASRNEDNQTYYFLADYHSLIKVQDPERVHRSELEVAATWLALGLDAERSVFYRQSDIPEIPELTWILSCVTAKGLMNRAHAYKAAVAANEEIDGSDPDKGVTMGLFCYPVLMAADILMFRANKVPVGRDQIQHIEMARDVAQRFNHLYGETFVLPEAVVGENVAVLSGLDGRKMSKSYDNTIPLFLPSKKLRKLVMKIKTDSLPPEAPKDPDTSTVFEIFRALATPEQTAEMRERYLKGIGWGEAKEALFELIDAQLQGPRQRYEELIADPAQVEEILLQGAAKAREISVPMLDRVRRAVGIRPLN
- a CDS encoding DNA primase; the protein is MTDLVRVADCLRHNALGDGALFRDIHRGRFVYDASAGSWMEWQGHRWDTDVTDRALAAVEDVALAYADLEADLSERSAEAQAAGNTDDARRLQGARKKVEARVDRLRGTRGREDCLRFARTMQTDPLVVRGDVWDQDPDLLVCENGVLDLTTGAMRPGRTDDWNQKAAAVVWDESAACPTWERFLSESIGCPETVAFLQRAMGYGLTGHTHEQVFLLLSGEGRNGKGIFVETALSIMGQYAGPIQAEMLLDQGRGARNPAGPSPDIMSLRGRRLVVASESDEARRFSSSKLKWITGQDSLVGRNPNEKFQVTFLPTHLLILCTNNDPYAPADDFAFWERVRKVVWPFQFVHRPDPDNPRQKLRDDRLRSALANERPGILRWMVEGCLLWRGEGLNPPPPVMSAGDEYRRENDQIQDWIDECVGLSDGGETSSNDLYENFGAWWRKYHGARVPSIAWWGRRMSKKFERIKRGVYYYQGLFLTVETESLK